The proteins below come from a single Dermacentor albipictus isolate Rhodes 1998 colony chromosome 7, USDA_Dalb.pri_finalv2, whole genome shotgun sequence genomic window:
- the LOC135904356 gene encoding uncharacterized protein isoform X1, giving the protein MESSSSATPADTRGSTPHSASVGTFSSTPDSLGTPVAPAATAEPEIVPQLQNIVSTVNLDCKLDLKKIALHARNAEYNPKRFAAVIMRIREPQTTALIFASGKMVCTGAKSEDQSRMAARKYTRIVQKLGFDVKFLAFKIQNMVGSCDVRFPIDLEELQRVHSQFASYAPELFPGLFYRMVKPRVVLLIFVSGKIVLTAHWAKPTKQYLSVCQRFQRRIASAKEILRLRWC; this is encoded by the exons ATG GAGTCATCATCGAGCGCAACACCGGCTGATACTCGGGGTTCAACGCCTCACTCGGCAAGCGTAGGCACGTTCTCATCAACGCCTGACTCACTCGGGACACCAGTCgcgccagcagcaacagcagagcCTGAAATAGTCCCACAGCTTCA GAACATCGTCTCAACAGTCAACCTCGACTGCAAGTTGGACCTGAAGAAGATCGCCTTGCATGCCCGGAATGCGGAGTACAATCCCAAGCGTTTTGCTGCCGTCATCATGCGCATCCGAGAGCCCCAAACCACAGCTCTGATCTTTGCCTCGGGGAAGATGGTGTGCACCGGAGCCAAAAG TGAAGATCAATCAAGGATGGCAGCGAGAAAGTATACCCGGATCGTCCAGAAGTTGGGCTTTGAC GTGAAGTTTCTCGCTTTCAAGATTCAGAACATGGTCGGCAGCTGCGATGTCCGTTTTCCCATAGATCTGGAAGAGCTTCAACGGGTGCACAGCCAATTTGCGAG TTACGCGCCAGAGCTGTTTCCAGGACTTTTCTACCGCATGGTCAAGCCCCGTGTTGTCCTGCTTATCTTCGTATCGGGAAAAATCGTGCTCACAG CACACTGGGCGAAACCAACGAAGCAGTACCTCTCAGTGTGTCAGCGTTTCCAACGTAGAATAGCTAGCGCCAAAGAAATACTACGCTTGCGTTGGTGTTAA
- the LOC135904356 gene encoding TATA box-binding protein-like 2 isoform X2: MESSSSATPADTRGSTPHSASVGTFSSTPDSLGTPVAPAATAEPEIVPQLQNIVSTVNLDCKLDLKKIALHARNAEYNPKRFAAVIMRIREPQTTALIFASGKMVCTGAKSEDQSRMAARKYTRIVQKLGFDVKFLAFKIQNMVGSCDVRFPIDLEELQRVHSQFASYAPELFPGLFYRMVKPRVVLLIFVSGKIVLTGAKERSQIYEAFENIYPTLKSFRKHGSYSGMT, from the exons ATG GAGTCATCATCGAGCGCAACACCGGCTGATACTCGGGGTTCAACGCCTCACTCGGCAAGCGTAGGCACGTTCTCATCAACGCCTGACTCACTCGGGACACCAGTCgcgccagcagcaacagcagagcCTGAAATAGTCCCACAGCTTCA GAACATCGTCTCAACAGTCAACCTCGACTGCAAGTTGGACCTGAAGAAGATCGCCTTGCATGCCCGGAATGCGGAGTACAATCCCAAGCGTTTTGCTGCCGTCATCATGCGCATCCGAGAGCCCCAAACCACAGCTCTGATCTTTGCCTCGGGGAAGATGGTGTGCACCGGAGCCAAAAG TGAAGATCAATCAAGGATGGCAGCGAGAAAGTATACCCGGATCGTCCAGAAGTTGGGCTTTGAC GTGAAGTTTCTCGCTTTCAAGATTCAGAACATGGTCGGCAGCTGCGATGTCCGTTTTCCCATAGATCTGGAAGAGCTTCAACGGGTGCACAGCCAATTTGCGAG TTACGCGCCAGAGCTGTTTCCAGGACTTTTCTACCGCATGGTCAAGCCCCGTGTTGTCCTGCTTATCTTCGTATCGGGAAAAATCGTGCTCACAG GAGCCAAGGAACGGTCTCAAATTTATGAGGCGTTTGAAAACATTTATCCAACATTGAAGAGCTTCCGCAAGCATGGCAGTTATAGTGGGATGACTTGA